TcggttttcatttttaatataacATAACTAGTTAATAATAAAATCCATAACTTAAATTGCACAAAAGATATAAAAGAGCTCACTGCTACTTTTTCGTCACTACCGTACAAATTCCTTggttaaaataaaacattaagatgaattttttcctgttttttcaattattgaaaacaaattttatttgaaattcataaaataatagaaaacgAGAGCAAGGGACGAGTAAGCAACGAGCCTTTACATCTAAAAGAAAAGACGTTGGGatctacttttttttataaataaaaggaaGTGAAGATTCAGTCTTTTTACTTACCTTTTTTACCAGCGCTTTACGGTGAAATTATCTCTTCATCGATCGCTTTCTCTCCATTGGCCCGAATGATCTTagcatcttttttattttttagtaaaaaaacaTCGGAGAAGCAGTCAAAAAATTCTCACACGAGTATAACATCGATTGCCTATAGGACCATCAAGTAATTGTACCAAGCGCACCTTCTTCAAAAAAAGTGGATagataatttctttgtttttcccttgtcgatttttacttttctattttcctctTACCAATGATTAGAAACTATAAATTTAAGGGAGTGATgatgagaaatacaaaaagcgAGACAATCGAGTATTTTCCCTTTACTATAGATATGATGACGTAAATGATTcgtaaattttgattcaatatgTGACGTGGTCTATGAACTTTAAATTAGTTCGATATAATCCTTGAACTTTAGCACGATATGCAATatgcttttaaatttttaatatgctTAATATGATTCATGGACTTTTGGTATATGTGCAATTTTATCTttagactatatgaaaatattcaataccgtcatttcattaattgatattcatggataatatgaaaatttttaatacattttAGGGACTAAATCAAACATGTACTAAAAGTCAACGGACCGCATTAGAcaacttaaaaatttaatttgatattgCATATCGAGTTAAAGTTTAAGGATTCATGAACTATATTACATATTATGCCAAAATTATAAATCATTCGTgtcatttattgttttaataCGTATGAATTTTGTGCTCCAGATaggtctttttatttttttcggttCGAGTAGACGGGTCTAAATTCGGAGCTCTTGCACTTATGACGCGGCGCGATTACGATAACGATGCGACCTGACTATCGCGACATAACGTCGCGCGACCGTCGCCATTTTTCACcccttcttattttattttattctatttatttttttggggacCAAATGCTAAGTGAGAAGGAAATCCCGGGAAAGAGGCGCGCGGGGGGGGCAGTTCCGTAATTCGAGGGCGGCGGCTGGGGGCATATCCGGGCATTGGGCCAAATTCCGGACGAGCAGTATGGGGACAGCGGGGGGGTGAGTAGATCCTTGTTGGTTACCCGACGGCTGGCGTCATAATCATTTTCACGTTATTCCGTTATTATTAtcggggaatttttttttttaattaaattccCCCCTGGCCCCCTGGCGGGTCGCGTATTtcgtattttatttattaatttaatccgttttgaatttttctcatCTCCTCCTTCCAGAAATAAAAGTGTATAATTGCCATCATTATATGCGAACAAATTTCacactctctttctctttctctctcttatacAAATACAGAAATCCAGgaacaggaagaagaagaagaaggaaggaagaagaagaagacgacgacgacgaggaaggaggagaagaagcaggATTCGGCATGGGAGCGGCGGCTGggtttctcctcctcctccggcgacGACCGGCGAGTGGTCTCCGGTTCTTCTCCGCCcgaccgtcgccgtcgccgtcgacTCTTCGAACCGCGTAGGAAACCGCCCCGTCCCGTCCCGGGGAACTTCCGATTCTGGCGTCCGGATCGTTCGAGGCTCCGACCGGCGAGGAGGACGACGTTCCGGTTCTTCCGCGCTTGAGAATGGGTGGGAAAAACGTTCGCGTCGCCAGAGATCTTCCGGTGACCGTCGGTTGATTGCGGCCGCTGCTTCGCTTGGGGACTCGTTTTGGAAACTCGTGGAGAGAAGTGCGTCCGTTGCTGTTTCTGTCCTCATTTCTTGATGTGGATTTGGGTTCTTGCCGTTTCGTTTTCGTGCGTTCGCTGCTCGAATTGAGGCGTCGCGGGATTGAATTTTGCAGAGGGATTTTGTTTGGAGGTCGGGGAAGGGAAGGATAAATGGAGACGCCGAGCTTGGGATCGGTGGATGAAGTGGTGGCGGAGATCATGGGGATACACAGATCTCTGCCGGCCAGGCCTTCGATCGACGAGGTCGAGGCGGCCAAGACGCTGATCCGCAATGTGGAGAAGGAGGACCAGGCCAGGCTGGACGCGATCGCGAGGCAGACCAAGAGCCTCGACGTGCCCGAGGAGCTGTTCATGATGCTGCAGGAGATGCAGAGGAACCTGGTCCATTACCAGGGGAAGGAGCAGAAGAGGGAGGCCGTGAAATTGCTGGACCTCGAGAACGTCCACGCCCTGTTCGACGAGTACATCCAGAGAGCTTCCGATTGCCTCAACCCCGGGAGCTACTCGAACGGCTCCGCTCTGACGGTTTCGAGCAGGGGCGGTCcgagcgccgccgccgccgccgccgcttctgTCTCGGTGTTGCCGAGGAAGCCATCTGCAGGCACTTCGTCGGGCTTCTATTACTCGGAGAAGGAACCGGCGAAGAGCGGAGATTTGTTCACTAGAGATGATAGTTATGTGAAGAAGGCGAAGTCCTCATTCTATGTCGATGGCCTGGGCGGTTTACCGAGCCCACAGATACAAGATTCAACTTTGAAGGCTGGAAGTGCTTTGGGTAGGCTTATCTCTCtgttctttgcattttccttgtGGCTTTGATGATGCTATCTCTTGCACAGCTGCAAATTGATAGATGCAAATTTGTAGTTTCTATAGGCTATGCCTATATATGGCCATGTCCAATGTGGATTGAGTTACAgtatctctttcttttggagCTTTTTCCTGGGTTTTTTGCACAACACTGTCTTGAAATCTGCTAATGCTCGTGTTTGTTCGTGCACAGGTCAGGATGGTGATAAATTGAGCTTAATAAAGCTTGCCAGCTTGATTGAAGTTTCTGCAAAGAAAGGGACTCGAGAACTCAATCTCCAGGACAAGTTGATGGACCAAATACAATGGCTTCCCGATTCGATTGGGAAACTATCGAGTTTGGTCAGCATAGATCTATCGCAAAATCGATTGCAAGCCCTGCCAGCAACTATTGGAGGCCTCTCATCTTTAACAAAGTTGGACTTGCATGCTAACAGAATTGCTGACCTCCCAGAATCCATTGGCGATCTCctcaatttggtctttttagaTCTGAGTGCAAACCAACTGACATCCCTGCCCGCCACCTTAAGCAGACTGGTGCGTCTTCAGGAACTTAACTTGAGTTCAAATAGTCTGTCTGCACTTCCTGAGTCGATAGGATCTCTTGCTAGCCTGAAGATCTTGAATGTGGAGACCAATGACATTGAGGAGCTGCCACATACTATTGGCCAATGTTCTTCACTTAAAGAGCTTCTTGCAGATTATAACCGGCTGAAGGCCCTTCCTGAAGCAGCAGGGAAGATTCCTACCTTGGAGGTGTTGTCAGTGCGATATAATAATATCAGACAGCTGCCTACTACAATGTCATCTCTATCAAATTTGAAGGAGCTTAATGTAAGCTTTAATGAACTTGAGTCCGTGCCTGAGAGCTTATGTTTTGCTACCACACTCGTCAAGTTGAATATAGGGAACAATTTTGCTGTTCTGAGATCCCTACCGAGGTCTATTGGGAACCTTGAGATGCTCGAAGAATTAGATATCAGCAACAACCAAATACGGGTCCTTCCAGACTCATTTAGGATGTTAACACGATTGCGTGTCTTACGTGTGGAAGAAAATCCTTTAGAAGTTCCGCCGAGACATATTGCAGAAAAGGGTGCACAGGtatttttgtgttctttctCAAGCTACTGCATCTTGAATGCTTTAAGATTATATTTTGACACTATTTATTGTAAACTGGGCAGGCTGTTGTTCAATACATGGAGGAACTTGTTGAGAAAAGGAGCCAACCACAACCTGTGAAGCAGAAGAAAGGCTGGGCTCAGATGTGCTTTTTTTCAAGGtctaataaaagaaaacgaGGTGGAGCTGATTACGTGAAAACCTGACTTTGAACGAGTGCACAGGGATGAAATGATTGGTTAGTATTCAATATCTCATTATAACTCTGCTGAAACAACACTAAATGCTATTCTTTTACTATTCTTTAGATGGTATCATTAGCATTGACCAACATGATGGATCTTTTGTTATCGTCTTACATATGAGATTTAAGAACTCAAGCTACAAAAGGGAAATGGCTTTCTTCCCCAAATCAGTTatgactttccttttttatatttagcTAGAAATTTGTTCCCTCCTGCCATGTTAGAACCGTATGTAGTTGACTTTGGGAATTAGCAAGTTGGTTAGACGCTAATACTCTGCATCATTGTGTGATGCTTCAGTTGGATTTACTTTGCATAACATATTGGTTTATGACTTTCCTTTCTATAAATCTagctggaaattatttttccccTTCTGCATGTGGGAACCATATGTAATTGAGCGGGGGAATTAGCAACTTGGTTTGATGACTATGACTAAGCATCTTTTTGTGGATTTTCCGTTAGATTTTACTCTTTGATAACCTATTGGTTTAGGCCATGAGGAAGTAATTTTTCTTTAGCATCTTGGATTGGTATTGGTAGCTTGCCTCATCAGCTGTGAGAGGTGCTTTAAGTttggtgttaaaaaaaaaaaccaacgtAGGCAAGTCGTTTTGGAATAGTGATTGGGACTTGTGTCCCAAGAAGTGTAAGGCCATGGTTTGGTTTCAGCACATTAGAACTTTCTGAGATCAGGTTTAGGGGAAGCGACttttttttcaactctctcaTTCCCGACGGGCACGGCTCGCCTCTGACCAGGCTAAGGGAATGGACTTATTTGACGTCTGAGTGCTAATCTAAAAGATCACCTGATTGAAAAACAATAGGGTGAAAGACAGAATCTAATCATTACAAGAAAGAAGGTAGTGATGAACTTCTCAGTTATTCATTGTGCCAATTTTAAGCATCTGGCTCGATATGGTAATAGATGCTCTTTCCTTTGACAGGAAGATGATTGTGTTAGGCAGTAACTGGGGTATTCTTTATTACGAAGATACATTAAACATTCCCTgaaaccattttcatttcttcatgTGACCAGGCATCGGAGGTGTTTTTAAGCATGAAGAGCGCTTTTTGCAAAGCGAACCCTCTCCCCATATCCTGCCGCGGCGCAGCAGATCTAAACCACGGCTTGCATGACTTCCTTCTAAAAACTGTAGATTTTATCGCTTTTCCTACCGttttcatctaaaaaaaaaggtttacgAATTTTCTGCATTTCCAACTGTTGTGTGTCAACTGTATTCATCCTTTGTTCTCTGGACTTTAGCAAAAATTGAGGTGTATAACAATCAGCCGGCGCGTTATGGAAGAAGACCATGTTGTTGTATCCTGTTGGATGATGGTATTCCTCCCATCGCTATACAAAAGGCTCGGGTATAACCCGAGCAGACGAGCCTTGAATTCATCAGCGCCACTGGTGTATGTCCGCACAAAGCTGGGGTCGCGGGACCACTCCCATGATCTTTGGCGTTTTCTGTCTTGTGTCGTGGCGGCTCTGAAATTGGAGATCCCAATGCCAAAATTGGACATCGTGGTCAGAGCTCTCgttgaaagagagagggagggaaatGAAGGGGGGGTGTTTGTCGTCTACTTAACCCGAAAGTCTTTGGGATGTGAGGTTGCGTAGTTGAATGGTGCTTCTGTATCTTTGCTTAAGTGTTTATAGTTTCGTTCTCTTTGAATAATGTATAGCAGGTGGCACGAACGAGAATATGGGGAGGGATGAACGTGCGGTGTGTCTCACATGGAGTGGATAAGAAGGAATAGATCTTGTTTTGCGCTCTCTGATTAGGTACTGTTATGCACAGATTTAGGTGACGCTTTATATGACGTGCCTCGCAATAAAGAATCTATCGTCTTTGATTCATTATGCTTCTCAGCGGTAGATCTGGCGCTTTCTGCCTTCTGTTAATGGCCATTCACCTAGGTCGTGGCTGGTCTCGATTATATTAGCTGCGATTTCCTTATCTCGGCACGGTACTCGTCGCGGAAGTAGGCCTATTGCTGATCGCCATCTTTTGAGCTCTTTAAATTAGGCTCGATCCTTGCTTTTGCTGGATTCCCGTGATCTTCTCGATCCCACACGAAGCAAATCACCAACTCCCCTTTTGAGATTCAATAGTGAAAAGGGTCCGCATTTGTTTTAGCTACTCAGGACCATCTCGTGATCGTCTTTTTAGCACATCATCGTCACCCGCCGTCGGCCTTATCCGCAGCCCGTTTCTCTTTCCAATCTTCCTTTACAGCTCACCGCCGCATCTTTTAACCCTATCTTATACAAAAGTTATTTGATTTTCAAAGTGCCGATTGCACATTACCCCATAATCGAagtgaattgaaaattataaatcatTTTATTTGGGTGTGTTTAACAATCCAGGTATATTTTGGTGTATGTACTCAATGTAACAGTcgccaccttttttttttcccttgaaaatagggaaaaagaaagttgGGTTTTTTGGATATTATGCAAAAAAGGTGTCACCCGAGCTCTTGACATGTACCTAAAATATCACACCTGGGAAAAAGATTCAGGTTGTTGGCAGTTGGCTGGCCGTTTGACTGCCGTATGCGCTTGCCCTGCGTGGCTAATTACAGGCCATAAAAATCGTCTGATTAATGGGAAAATCACGCATCAACCACTTAAGCAAATCGACTTAGAACAGCCATACAATAATTCTACCGTCCGCATCGGCGGCGGAGGAGTACACGCCAGATAGGTAGCTGCATGCTCGATTCCTCCCGATTCCATGGCAACGGACTTAAcagaaagaaaattcataatcatATGGAGATCTAACTTTGATTAATTAGGTTGATTCcgaaaaaataattcatttgacttccgtcgtcgtcgtcatcaggATCCAAGATCCCAACATGGTGGGGAAGCTTCATGTCGATGATCGATGGTGAGACATCGGACGTTGACAGAAACCAAGATTCAGATGAGGTGCTCACGTTAGTCCACATTTCCCAGTAGTAGCAAGTTACGTGTTGCTGCCGCCCCCTATTGCTACTAATCACCTTTGCTAATGTTTCAGGGAGGAGCATCAACTTGACATGACGGaaggttaatatcataaaaaaatctcaaattaaaacatttatgataaatttattataaattaattttttgattaccaAATAAATTTGTCCTCCATTAATTTCCATCAAGTTCAATGATAAGTGATAGTTAACGAGTatatcaatataatattttactctattatcacatatatactagtttagatttttcgtgatattaattcaatttagggAA
Above is a window of Eucalyptus grandis isolate ANBG69807.140 chromosome 9, ASM1654582v1, whole genome shotgun sequence DNA encoding:
- the LOC104419558 gene encoding plant intracellular Ras-group-related LRR protein 4, producing METPSLGSVDEVVAEIMGIHRSLPARPSIDEVEAAKTLIRNVEKEDQARLDAIARQTKSLDVPEELFMMLQEMQRNLVHYQGKEQKREAVKLLDLENVHALFDEYIQRASDCLNPGSYSNGSALTVSSRGGPSAAAAAAASVSVLPRKPSAGTSSGFYYSEKEPAKSGDLFTRDDSYVKKAKSSFYVDGLGGLPSPQIQDSTLKAGSALGQDGDKLSLIKLASLIEVSAKKGTRELNLQDKLMDQIQWLPDSIGKLSSLVSIDLSQNRLQALPATIGGLSSLTKLDLHANRIADLPESIGDLLNLVFLDLSANQLTSLPATLSRLVRLQELNLSSNSLSALPESIGSLASLKILNVETNDIEELPHTIGQCSSLKELLADYNRLKALPEAAGKIPTLEVLSVRYNNIRQLPTTMSSLSNLKELNVSFNELESVPESLCFATTLVKLNIGNNFAVLRSLPRSIGNLEMLEELDISNNQIRVLPDSFRMLTRLRVLRVEENPLEVPPRHIAEKGAQAVVQYMEELVEKRSQPQPVKQKKGWAQMCFFSRSNKRKRGGADYVKT